TCGCCTTCGGCGACGCTCGGCACCGTCATCCCGCTGACGCTCAGCAATCTGATCTTCAACGAAGGCCGTCCGGTGGCGCAGATCGTGAACGGCAGCATCACCGTCCAGTCCAATAGCGGCATCGTCGCCGGGAACGAGCTGGCGTTCGCGCTCGATCCCCCGGAGCCCAATCCAACGCGAGGCTCGACCGTGCTGCGATTCGCGTTGCCGCGAGGCGGTCCCGAAGGCGCGCGCATGGTGCTCGCCGTGCACGGGCTCGACGGGCGGCGCGTGCGCACGCTGGTGGACGGCGTCTGGCCGGCGGGAATCCACGAGGTGCGCTGGGACGGACGCGGAGACGCGGGCAGCGAAACCCCGCCCGGCATGTACTTCCTGAGGCTCGACTGGGCCGGCCAGCGGCTCACGCGCCGCCTGGTTCGGGTGAGGTAGGCGGCGTGTCTCGACCGGGCTTGCGCCACCGCCGCGGGCGCCGACCGGGCCGCGCCTGGCTCGCCTCGGCGGGCCTCGCGACGCTTCTTGCCGCGGGAGTCTCGCGCGCCGCCCCGCCGATCCACGTCAACCTGCCGACCATCGCGGCGCCGCCCGGCGCCACGGTGTTGATCCCGATTACCGTGGATCAGAGCCTCGCTCCCTACAACGTCACCTCGATCGGCTACCAGCTCACGCTCGATCCCAGCCGGATCTCGGGCGCGAGCTTTAGTCTCGGGAGCGGATTGATGGCGACCTGGGGCACGCCGTTCAGCAACGCCACGCCCACCGTCGCGGCCTCGCTGGCGGTGGGTTTCGCGCCGCTCGGCTCGAGCGCCACGCTGATCCAGGACCTGCTGCTCACGGTGAGCGCCTCGGCTCCGATTGGAGCCAACATTCCGCTCGCGTTCCGGTCGTTCACGCTGAACGATGGATCGCCCGCGGTGGTGCTGGGCACGGGCGCGATCCAGGTGAGCAACGCGGCGGGGGTCGAAGGCAGCGCCGGCGCCGCACTGGCGCTGGGCGCACCGTCGCCCAACCCGATGCGTTCGGAGGCCCGCTTCGCGCTCTGGATTCCGGACGGCGGACCGGCGGCGCGCACCCGCGTCGCGGTGCTCGACGTCTCGGGCCGGCGCATTCGCGAGCTGGCCGATGCGGCGCTGCCGGCCGGCCGGTTCGATCTGAGCTGGGACGGTCGCGACGCGGGCGGCGCGACGGTCGCCGCCGGCGCCTACTGGCTCGATCTCGAGCGCGGCGGTGTCCACCGGCGGCAGCGACTGGTGGTCCTGCGTTGAGTCGCGGCCGCGTCGCTCGGCTGGACGGAGCGAACCAGCGTCGTTAACGTGCGCGCGCCGACGCGCCGCGCGAGCCCACCGTTCGCGGCTGCTCGTCCGCTTCGGAGAACTCGTGCCTGTGCCGACGGATCGCCAGCGCATCACCCTCGCCACCTTCAATCGCGACAAGGTGCGCGAGCTGCGCGAGCTGCTGGCGCGGTTCCCGGTCGAGGTGGTGGGCTTCTACGAGATTCCCGGCGCCCGGGCCGCGCCCGAGGCCGGGCGCACGGTGCGCGAGAACGCGCTCGAGAAGGCGCGCGCCGCGTTCGATCTCACCGGCGACACCAGCATCGCCGACGACACTGCGCTCGAGGTGGATGCGCTCGGCGGCAAGCCTGGCATCTACGCCGCGCGCTTCGCGGGCCCGGGCGCCAGCTACTCCGACAACGTGCGCCGGCTGCTCGACGTCATGGAGGGCCATGCGCCGCAACACCGGCAGGCGCGCTTTCGCACCGCCTGCGTCGCATGTATGAAGGATGGTCGCGAGCTGATTGCCGAGGGAGTGCTCGAAGGCCGCATCACCCAGGCGCCGCGCGGGAGGAACGGCTTTGGCTACGACGCGATCTTCGAGGTGGCAGGTCAGGGGCGCACCCTGGCCGAGATGGACGGGGCTGAGAAGAACGCGATCTCGCACCGGGCGAAGGCGATGCGCGAGCTGATCCGGATGATGGACCTGGCGGCGAAGGAATAGGTTGTGCGGCGAAGAATGTTGACGGCCGGATCGGGATTGTGCCGATCCCGCCAGTTCGTTTCGGCCAGGCCGCCAACTTGAGCGAGTGATTGGCGCTGTTTCGGACCTCGGCCCGCCCTTGCGCTCGCTAGACTTCTCCCAGCCGGTGAAGGCGGATCGTATTCGTAGTTCCGGATACGCCCGGCGGCGTGCCGGCCACGATCACCACCGCTTCGCCGCGCGCGGCACGGCCCAGCTCGAGCATCGCGCGGTCCACCTGCGCCACCATCTCGTCGGTGTGCGAGACGCTCGGCACCACGAACGTCTCGACGCCCCAGGTGAGCGCGAGCTGGCTGCGCACCGCCGGCTCGGTGGTGAAGGCGAGCAGTGGCGTCGAGGGGCGATGACTCGCCAGCCTTCGCGCGGTGGCGCCGGTGTGGGTGAACGCCACCAGCGCGCGCGCGCCGACGTCTTCCGCGAGCCGTGAGGCGGCCGCGGCCAGCGCTCCCTGCGGCCCGCCGGCGTGCGGGCCGCGACGCTCCACCAGGTGCGAGGGACGGCTTTCGGCGGCCAGAATGATGCGCGCCATGGTCGAAACGGCTTCCAGCGGATGCGCGCCGACGCTGGTTTCGCCCGACAGCATCAGCGCGTCGGCGCCGTCGAGGACGGCGTTGGCGACATCCGACGCCTCCGCTCGCGTCGGGCGCGCGTGCTCGATCATGGACTCGAGCATCTGCGTCGCGACGATCACCGGCTTGCCACGCTCGCGCGCCAGATGCACGGCGCGCTTCTGCACCAGCGGCACTTCCTCGAGCGGCATCTCGACGCCCAGGTCGCCGCGAGCCACCATCAGGCCGTCGAACGCCTCGAGAACCGCCTCGAGCCGCGCCACCGCCTCGGGCTTTTCGAGCTTGGCGATCACCGGCAGCGGCGCGTTGGCCGCGGCCATTTCGCGCCGCACCTCCTCGACGTCGCCCGGGCTGCGCACGAACGACAGCGCGATCAGATCGGCGCGCAGCGAGAGCGCGAAGCGCAGATCCTCGCGATCCTTCTCGGTGAGCGCCGGCGCGCTCACCGCCACGCCCGGCAGATTGAGCCCCTTGTGATCGGACACGCGGCCGCCCTCGATCACGCGCGTGCGCACCTCCCGGCCATCGCTGGCCAGCACCTCGAGCCGAATCGCGCCGTCGTTGACGAGCAACGTGTCGCCGGGGTGGACGTCGCGCGCCAGCTCGGCATAGGTGGTCGAGGCGCGCGTGGCCGTGCCGATCGCCGGCTCGGTGGTGATCACGAACTCGGCGCCGTTCTCGAGCCGGGCCTCGCCGCCCTCGAACTCGCCGAGTCGGATCTTGGGGCCCTGGAGATCCACCATCACCGCCACCGCGCGGCCGGCGGCGTCGGAGGCGGCGCGGACCGCCTGGTAGACGGCCTGGTGCTCCTCGCGAGTACCGTGCGAGAGATTGAGGCGCGCGACATCCATGCCGGCGTCCACCAGCGCCCGCACGGCTGCGGGACTCTGGGTGGCGGGACCCAGGGTGCAGACGATCTTGGCTCGGCGGCTCACGGGGCGGGACGCAGGTGTTGGATGGGGTGGATGACGGGGTTCGAACCCGCGACACCTGGAGCCACAGTCCAGTGCTCTACCAGCTGAGCTACATCCACCACCACTCCGTGACGCCCGCGCGCGATGCGAGTGCGAAATGGCGCGCCTGGAGGGAATCGAACCCCCGACCGGCGGATTAGAAATCCGCTGCTCTATCCATCTGAGCTACAGGCGCAGGTTCGTCTCAGGCGTCGCGACTCGTACGCGCGGCAGGCAAAAAAAGTCGGGGCGAGAGGATTTGAACCTCCGACTCCCTGCTCCCAAAGCAGGTGCGCTACCGGGCTGCGCCACGCCCCGGTTGGATCCACATGACAACGGCCGAAGCAGACTAGCGACCGCGCCGGGGGAGCGTCAAACGCGGCCGGGGTTTGGCGGTGGACGAAGCCGGGGGGCCGGCGTATTCTTGCCGCAATCGATGCCCCGCCCCCAAGGGTCAGGGGCCCCTCCGGAGAATCCTTCATGAGCGTCAACAAGGTGATCCTGGTCGGCAATCTCGGCCAGAACCCCGAAATGCGTTACACGCAGGGCGGCCAGCCGGTCGCCAACATGCGGCTCGCCACCACCGAGCGCTACACCGACAAGAGCGGCCAGAAGCAGGAACAGACCGAATGGCACACCGTGGTCGCCTTCGGCCGCCTCGCCGAGATCTGCGGCCAGTACCTCACCAAGGGCCGGCAGATCTACATCGAGGGCCGCATTCGCACGCGCCAGTGGCAGGATCAGCAAGGCCAGAAGCGCTACACCACCGAGATCATCGCGAACACCATGCAGATGCTGGGTGGGCGTGGCGAGCGCAGTGAGGCGGGCGCGCCGGCTGCGGCGGGCGCGACGGTTCCGGCCGACGAGAACATTCCGGGAGAGTTCGGCGGCGGTCCCGACGACGACATTCCGTTCTGATCGAAGTGGCGCCTCCGGTGATTGCGCCGGCGGATCCCGGCTCGTCCGGTCGCTCCGCCTGCGGGTCATCCCCCCGTCGGAGGCGCCATCTACTTGCCGGCGGCAGCATCCAATGCCGCGGTTGGCGTGGGGGCGCACAGGTCTCGACGGGGGTCGAGAACCAGGAAGTGCAGGCCGGGGACCCGTGACCTCGTCAAAAAAGCGGGACCATTCATCTGCCAACGAGCAGATGGCTCTCGCTGCCTAACTAACCCTTAGGTAGCGACGACCGCCCGGACCCCGCCTGTGGGGGCTGGATGCGGTCGTCATACAAACGCAGGCTGGTCGGAGGCCCTCGCTCGTGGGCCGAAGACGAGATCCAATCGAGCTGGTGCGCGAACGATCCCGCCGGTCGGAGCGGGCGCGCGCGAGATTCAAACGGCCGGACACGCCTGTAGGACTCCCTGGGGAACGGCTTTCGGACGCGGGTTCGATTCCCGCCGCCTCCACCATACCCCCAAAGAATCCCCGCTTTTTTCGCTTGCAGGAGCGAGGTCGGGTGACTACCCTGCCGCGTTCCGTGAAACCGGTCTTGAGCTCCCTTCGGGGCCGTCTGAACGAGATTCGCTCGCGAATCTCGCGGGCCGCGGCCCGGGCGGGCCGGAGCCCCGGCGACGTGATCCTGATCGCGGTCACCAAGACCGTGCCGCCGGCCACCGTGGCGGAGGCCATCGCGCTGGGGCTCACGGATCTGGGCGAGAACCGGGTGCAGGAGGCCGAGGCGAAGATTCGGCTGCTGGGCTCCACGGTGCGCTGGCACCTGATCGGCCACCTCCAGCGCAACAAGGCCGGAAAGGCGGTCGAGCTGTTCGAGCGCGTGCATTCGGTGGATGATGTCGAGCTGGCCGTGACGCTGGATCGCCGGGCGGCGGCCGCCAGGCGGCGCTTGCCGGTGCTGATCGAGGTGAACGTGAGCGGCGAGCCGTCGAAGTTCGGAGTGGCTCCCGAGGGGCTTGAGGAACTGGTGGGACGGGTGGCGAGCATGCCGTCACTGAGCCTCGACGGGCTGATGACCGTGGGCGCCCCGGTGGCGCGCCCCGAGGACGCGCGCGAGGGATTCGAGCGCCTGCGGTGGCTGCGCGATCGCGCGAGCGAGCGCACCGGGGTGGCGCTTCCGCACCTGTCGATGGGCATGAGCGGGGACTTCGAAGTGGCGATCGAGTCCGGCAGCACGATGGTGCGGCTGGGCACCGCGTTGTTCGGGCCGCGCGACGCGGAAGGATGAGGCGGACCCGATGTTCGTGATCGGGAATCTGTTGAGGGCGATCGCCACGATCCTCGAGATCGTGATCAACGGTCTCCTGGTCGTGGTGTTCATCAACGCGTTGTTGTCGTGGGTGCGGCCGGATCCGCACAACCCGATCGTTCAGTTTCTCGAGCGGGTCTCGGATCTGGTGTGCGCGCCGATCCGGCGGTTGTTCCCGACCACGATCGGCGGCATCGACTTCGCGCCGTTCCTCGCGATGCTGGCGCTGTGGTTCATCAAGATGTTCGTGGTGGCGACGCTACGCGACATCTCGATCCGAATGGGGTGACGAGGCTGGCGCTCCACGTGCATCCAGGCGCCAGGCGCTCGGCGCTCAGGGGCTGGCGCGCCGATGGAGCGCTGCAACTCTCCGTCACCGCGCCGGCCGAGGCGGGGCGCGCGAACCGCGCGGCGCTCGAGCTGCTCGCCGAGGCGCTGGGCGTGCGGGTGGCGCAGCTGAGGCTGGTGCGGGGCGCGTCGGCGCGCGGGAAGATGGTGGAGCTGGACGGAGTGGATGCCGACGAGGCACGGCGCCGGCTCGACGCGGCGCTGAGCCGACGGGCGGGAAAGGGATCGCATGGCGAGTGAGCTGATGACCCGAATCGAGGAGGCCGCGGCGGCGGTGCGCAAGCGCTGCGCGCTCGCGCCCGAGGTCGGCGTCATCCTCGGCACCGGGCTGGGCGACTTTGCTCATGCGCTCGAGCTCGCGGCGGCGATTCCGTATCGCGAGATCCCGCACTTTCCGGTCTCGACGGTCGAGAGTCACGCCGGCGAGCTGCACCTGGGCCAGCTCTCGGGCCGGAGCGTCGCGGTGATGAAGGGGCGCGTCCACTACTACGAGGGCTACAGCATGCAGCAGGTGGCGTTCCCGGTGCGCGTGCTGAAGGCGCTCGGCTGCCAGACGCTGATCATCACCAATTCGGTGGGCGGCATGAATCCGAACTTTCCGCCCGGCACCATCACCATCACCACCGATCACATCAATCTGATGGGCGACAATCCGCTGATCGGCCCGAACGACGAATCCATGGGCCCTCGCTTCCCCGATATGAGCGAACCGTACTCGCGCGCGCTGGTCGCGCTGTGCGAGCAGGTGGCGCTCGAGCAGAAGCAGCGCCTCGAGCGCGCGGTGTTCGTGGGCGTCGCCGGCCCCAATCTCGAAACCGCCGCCGAGTACCGCTTCCTGCGCTGGGTCGGCGCCGACGTCGTTGGCATGTCGCTGGTGCCCGAAAACCTGGTGGCGGTGCATGGCGGCCAGCGCGTGCTCGCGCTGAACGTCGTCACCGACGCCTGTCTCCCCGACAACCTGAAACCGGTCGACATTCCGGAGATCCTCGCCGTGGCCGGGCGCGCCGCGCCCGCGCTCATGCGCCTGGTCTCCGAAGTGATTCGCCGGCTCGATTGACGTCCGCGACGCGCGGATCGTTTCCAACCCGGAGGTTCAGAATGGCGACCACCAGCTCCCGCCGTAGCGTTCGCTCGAAGTCGGCCCGGCCCAAGGCCGCGAAGCCCGGCAAGGCGGCGAAGCGGGCCGCGCCCAAGAAGGCGGGGGCGGGACAGCCCGCGAAGCGGGGTCCCGCGCCTCCGAAGTCGAGGCTCGTGGCCAAGCCGGCCAAGGCGGCCAAGCCCCTCAAGGCGATACCGACCAAGGCCGCCAAGGCGCCGCCGGTCAAGGCCGGAAAGACGGTCCCCCAGAAGGGCGGGAAGCCCGCGAAGGGCGCGCCACCGGTGGTGCGTCCGCTCGGCGTGCTGCCGCCCGAGTCGCGCGCGCGCATCCACGAGAAGGCGGCCGCCGCGCCGCCGCGCCCGCGTCCCTCCGTTCCCGCCCCACCCTCGCGCATGACACCTCAGGGAGCCCAACGCGTGACCGAAAAGGACCTGAAGTTCTTCGAAGAGCGTCTGCTTGCCGAGCGCCAGAAGCTGCTCAAGGACATGGGCCACCTCGAGACCACCGTGCTCAAGGTCAACCAGCGGGACAGCTCCGGGGATCTCTCCGGCTACTCGTTCCACATGGCCGATGCCGGCACCGACGCCATGGAGCGCGAGAAAGCGTTCATGTTCGCCTCGGCCGAGGGGCGAATCCTGATGGAGATCGATGACGCGCTGCGCCGGCTCTACAAGGGCGAGTACGGCATGTGCGAGATCTGCGGCAATCCGATCGCGCGCGCGCGCCTCGAGGCCATGCCTTACGCGCGTCTGTGCGTGTCGTGCAAGGAAAAGGAGGAGCGCCAGAGCCGCGGAGCGGCGCAGAATCAGAATCAGGGGCCGGGGACGGGCACGGGAGCGCAATGAAGCGGGTCGTCGCGCTGTTGGCGATCGCCGGCGGCGTGCTCGCGTGCGACCAGTGGACCAAGCATCTGGCGACCGCCCATCTCGCCGGACGCCCGCCGGTCCGCTTGATCGGCGACTATGTCCAGCTCACCTACGCGCTCAACTCGGGCGTGGCCTTCAGCCTCGGCGCCGGAAGCCGCTTCCCGTTCTATCTGTTCTCGATCGCCGCGGCGCTCGTCATCCTGTGGCTATTCGCAAGAGGCCGGGTGCCACGGCAGGGA
The sequence above is a segment of the Candidatus Sulfotelmatobacter sp. genome. Coding sequences within it:
- a CDS encoding FlgD immunoglobulin-like domain containing protein; amino-acid sequence: MSRPGLRHRRGRRPGRAWLASAGLATLLAAGVSRAAPPIHVNLPTIAAPPGATVLIPITVDQSLAPYNVTSIGYQLTLDPSRISGASFSLGSGLMATWGTPFSNATPTVAASLAVGFAPLGSSATLIQDLLLTVSASAPIGANIPLAFRSFTLNDGSPAVVLGTGAIQVSNAAGVEGSAGAALALGAPSPNPMRSEARFALWIPDGGPAARTRVAVLDVSGRRIRELADAALPAGRFDLSWDGRDAGGATVAAGAYWLDLERGGVHRRQRLVVLR
- the rdgB gene encoding RdgB/HAM1 family non-canonical purine NTP pyrophosphatase; protein product: MPVPTDRQRITLATFNRDKVRELRELLARFPVEVVGFYEIPGARAAPEAGRTVRENALEKARAAFDLTGDTSIADDTALEVDALGGKPGIYAARFAGPGASYSDNVRRLLDVMEGHAPQHRQARFRTACVACMKDGRELIAEGVLEGRITQAPRGRNGFGYDAIFEVAGQGRTLAEMDGAEKNAISHRAKAMRELIRMMDLAAKE
- the pyk gene encoding pyruvate kinase, with the protein product MSRRAKIVCTLGPATQSPAAVRALVDAGMDVARLNLSHGTREEHQAVYQAVRAASDAAGRAVAVMVDLQGPKIRLGEFEGGEARLENGAEFVITTEPAIGTATRASTTYAELARDVHPGDTLLVNDGAIRLEVLASDGREVRTRVIEGGRVSDHKGLNLPGVAVSAPALTEKDREDLRFALSLRADLIALSFVRSPGDVEEVRREMAAANAPLPVIAKLEKPEAVARLEAVLEAFDGLMVARGDLGVEMPLEEVPLVQKRAVHLARERGKPVIVATQMLESMIEHARPTRAEASDVANAVLDGADALMLSGETSVGAHPLEAVSTMARIILAAESRPSHLVERRGPHAGGPQGALAAAASRLAEDVGARALVAFTHTGATARRLASHRPSTPLLAFTTEPAVRSQLALTWGVETFVVPSVSHTDEMVAQVDRAMLELGRAARGEAVVIVAGTPPGVSGTTNTIRLHRLGEV
- a CDS encoding single-stranded DNA-binding protein, with amino-acid sequence MSVNKVILVGNLGQNPEMRYTQGGQPVANMRLATTERYTDKSGQKQEQTEWHTVVAFGRLAEICGQYLTKGRQIYIEGRIRTRQWQDQQGQKRYTTEIIANTMQMLGGRGERSEAGAPAAAGATVPADENIPGEFGGGPDDDIPF
- a CDS encoding YggS family pyridoxal phosphate-dependent enzyme → MKPVLSSLRGRLNEIRSRISRAAARAGRSPGDVILIAVTKTVPPATVAEAIALGLTDLGENRVQEAEAKIRLLGSTVRWHLIGHLQRNKAGKAVELFERVHSVDDVELAVTLDRRAAAARRRLPVLIEVNVSGEPSKFGVAPEGLEELVGRVASMPSLSLDGLMTVGAPVARPEDAREGFERLRWLRDRASERTGVALPHLSMGMSGDFEVAIESGSTMVRLGTALFGPRDAEG
- a CDS encoding YggT family protein, which encodes MFVIGNLLRAIATILEIVINGLLVVVFINALLSWVRPDPHNPIVQFLERVSDLVCAPIRRLFPTTIGGIDFAPFLAMLALWFIKMFVVATLRDISIRMG
- a CDS encoding DUF167 domain-containing protein; translation: MTRLALHVHPGARRSALRGWRADGALQLSVTAPAEAGRANRAALELLAEALGVRVAQLRLVRGASARGKMVELDGVDADEARRRLDAALSRRAGKGSHGE
- a CDS encoding purine-nucleoside phosphorylase, whose translation is MTRIEEAAAAVRKRCALAPEVGVILGTGLGDFAHALELAAAIPYREIPHFPVSTVESHAGELHLGQLSGRSVAVMKGRVHYYEGYSMQQVAFPVRVLKALGCQTLIITNSVGGMNPNFPPGTITITTDHINLMGDNPLIGPNDESMGPRFPDMSEPYSRALVALCEQVALEQKQRLERAVFVGVAGPNLETAAEYRFLRWVGADVVGMSLVPENLVAVHGGQRVLALNVVTDACLPDNLKPVDIPEILAVAGRAAPALMRLVSEVIRRLD
- a CDS encoding TraR/DksA family transcriptional regulator, encoding MAKPAKAAKPLKAIPTKAAKAPPVKAGKTVPQKGGKPAKGAPPVVRPLGVLPPESRARIHEKAAAAPPRPRPSVPAPPSRMTPQGAQRVTEKDLKFFEERLLAERQKLLKDMGHLETTVLKVNQRDSSGDLSGYSFHMADAGTDAMEREKAFMFASAEGRILMEIDDALRRLYKGEYGMCEICGNPIARARLEAMPYARLCVSCKEKEERQSRGAAQNQNQGPGTGTGAQ